From the genome of Sander lucioperca isolate FBNREF2018 chromosome 1, SLUC_FBN_1.2, whole genome shotgun sequence, one region includes:
- the hdx gene encoding highly divergent homeobox isoform X2 gives MAAPFPSSYRMDAWSQRRGLQTMNLRSVFTTEQQRILERYYDNGMTNQSKACFQLILQCAQEAKLDFSVVRTWVGNKRRKLASKVEQNGGMSHSLSSHGLAGGLLSNHSLAGGPLSNHSLAAGALLPVELAAARNIQNRVHLLPPSSSFPSFSSTSSSPSSSSPHSSGSNNNNNNNNDVILTGIYSLNSVPRSRPRPIAPPSQSDCELSTHASSSLINRALQSRNSSASSPLHSKLVSLSQNLPPIASASGPLVNTAVRKGTVSLGDAGVSAGAGVVPHSWTRQYGTAQTRPWSSSSQSQTQSQPRPHSNPQPQPPAPQKTRVSLPVQNSGPPSEQTPRIQQVFTLSERGERDRLRPSHVSTQKSQESHRPASHPLDASHNFSIAMETGDEEDEWQREEELANMAAQTHIHREQASTSPTGAEVSVVRGSHTPPMTRSRPALLHSNTTLQGSYSVTAQTSLTGESNTQTSVGVSAAPWVISNSRKRTTWISNRRRKYRLMGIEIPPPKGGPAVFSTSSPGNESPVALSPDEEGLRTPELGDDLNDEGSLCLSEDGTIDSQHRDEEDGIDVSTAAPLANNVKIEVIDEDEEDEYDNDDGELVASDLEQMQSMLEFKHEEVQFLENELENQKQKYDKLVSFTTSLLSAVRNKDLDRQQELMASLPQPSDQDWDMTLERGTQPAAVSADASSNHNGSPMAGASSEEPPPAPANEEVPLVTIKEDDTTTKVTKPSASEEQLQVAVTEQK, from the exons ATGGCTGCCCCGTTCCCCTCCAGTTACAGAATGGATGCGTGGTCACAGAGACGTGGCCTGCAGACT ATGAACCTGCGGTCAGTGTTTACGACTGAACAGCAGAGGATCCTGGAACGTTACTATGATAATGGgatgaccaatcagagcaaggCTTGCTTCCAGCTAATACTGCAATGCGCTCAGGAGGCCAAACTGGACTTCAGCGTGGTCCGG ACGTGGGTTGGCAACAAAAGACGTAAGCTCGCCTCCAAGGTAGAACAGAATGGAGGCATGTCTCATTCCTTATCCAGTCACGGACTCGCCGGGGGATTACTCTCCAATCACTCATTGGCCGGAGGTCCACTGTCCAATCACAGCCTGGCGGCAGGGGCACTGCTTCCTGTTGAACTGGCTGCAGCGAGGAACATCCAGAATCGTGTGCACCTTCTCCCTCCATCCTCGTCCTTCCCTTCTTTCTCGTCAACAtcttcctccccttcctcttcctctccccacAGCAGCggaagcaacaacaacaacaacaacaacaatgacgTCATACTGACCGGGATTTACTCTCTCAACTCCGTCCCTCGCTCCCGACCAAGACCCATAGCCCCCCCATCTCAGTCAGACTGTGAGCTTTCTACACACGCATCCTCATCTCTGATCAACCGGGCCCTGCAGAGCAGGAACAGCTCCGCCTCCTCACCCCTCCACTCCAAGCTGGTCTCACTCTCTCAAAACCTCCCACCCATCGCATCTGCCTCAGGGCCTTTAGTCAACACTGCAGTCAGAAAGGGGACTGTATCCCTTGGGGATGCAGGGGTAAGTGCAGGAGCAGGGGTAGTACCTCACAGCTGGACCAGGCAGTACGGTACAGCGCAAACTCGCCCCTGGTCCTCTTCCTCCCAGTCCCAAACACAGTCTCAGCCCAGACCTCACTCCAACCCCCAACCTCAACCACCTGCCCCTCAGAAGACTCGGGTCTCCCTCCCAGTACAAAACTCTGGCCCGCCCTCTGAGCAGACACCTCGGATCCAGCAGGTCTTCACCTTGTCAGAAAGAGGCGAGAGGGACAGGCTTAGGCCAAGTCATGTGTCCACCCAGAAAAGCCAGGAAAGTCACAGGCCGGCGTCCCATCCTCTGGACGCCAGTCATAACTTCTCTATCGCCATGGAAACTGGAGATGAAGAAGATGAGTGGCAAAGGGAAGAGGAGCTGGCAAACATGGCCGCTCAGACACACATCCACAGGGAGCAGGCGTCGACTAGCCCAACCGGGGCTGAAGTGTCTGTGGTGAGAGGAAGCCACACCCCCCCTATGACTCGCTCCAGACCCGCACTGCTccacagcaacacaactcttcagGGCAGCTACTCCGTCACAGCACAGACCTCACTTACAGGGGAATCCAACACACAG aCTTCAGTTGGTGTGTCTGCTGCCCCCTGGGTTATCAGCAACTCCAGAAAGAGAACA ACATGGATCAGTAACAGACGGAGGAAGTACCGTCTGATGGGTATTGAAATCCCTCCACCTAAAGGTGGGCCTGCTGTATTCTCAACCTCATCCCCAGGAAACGAATCTCCGGTGGCCCTGAGCCCCGACGAGGAGGGGCTCAGAACGCCTGAACTCGGAGATGACTTGAATGATGAGGGATCTCTCTGCCTATCTGAAG ATGGCACCATCGACTCACAACACAGAGACGAAGAAGACGGAATAGATGTGTCCACTGCTGCTCCACTGGCCAATAATGTG aAGATTGAAGTAATTGATGAGGACGAGGAAGACGAGTATGACAACGATGATGGTGAATTAGTGGCTTCAGACCTAGAGCAAATGCAGAGCATGTTGGAATTCAAG CACGAGGAAGTGCAGTTCTTGGAGAATGAGCTAGAgaaccaaaaacaaaaatacgacAAGCTCGTAAGCTTCACGACGAGCCTGCTCAGTGCTGTGAGGAACAAGGACCTGGACAGACAGCAG GAACTCATGGCCAGTCTACCTCAGCCTTCAGACCAGGACTGGGACATGACTCTGGAGAGAGGAACGCAGCCAGCTGCTGTGTCAGCAGACGCATCCTCCAACCACAACGGCTCCCCGATGGCCGGCGCGAGCAGCGAGGAGCCTCCTCCGGCCCCGGCAAACGAAGAAGTCCCACTGGTCACCATAAAAGAAGACGATACAACGACTAAAGTTACTAAGCCCTCTGCATCAGAGGAGCAACTGCAGGTGGCAGTTACAGAACAAAAGTGA
- the hdx gene encoding highly divergent homeobox isoform X1 — MAAPFPSSYRMDAWSQRRGLQTMNLRSVFTTEQQRILERYYDNGMTNQSKACFQLILQCAQEAKLDFSVVRTWVGNKRRKLASKVEQNGGMSHSLSSHGLAGGLLSNHSLAGGPLSNHSLAAGALLPVELAAARNIQNRVHLLPPSSSFPSFSSTSSSPSSSSPHSSGSNNNNNNNNDVILTGIYSLNSVPRSRPRPIAPPSQSDCELSTHASSSLINRALQSRNSSASSPLHSKLVSLSQNLPPIASASGPLVNTAVRKGTVSLGDAGVSAGAGVVPHSWTRQYGTAQTRPWSSSSQSQTQSQPRPHSNPQPQPPAPQKTRVSLPVQNSGPPSEQTPRIQQVFTLSERGERDRLRPSHVSTQKSQESHRPASHPLDASHNFSIAMETGDEEDEWQREEELANMAAQTHIHREQASTSPTGAEVSVVRGSHTPPMTRSRPALLHSNTTLQGSYSVTAQTSLTGESNTQTSVGVSAAPWVISNSRKRTLQDRTQFSDGDLIQLKRYWDRGMTSLGSVCREKITAAANQLNVDTEIVKTWISNRRRKYRLMGIEIPPPKGGPAVFSTSSPGNESPVALSPDEEGLRTPELGDDLNDEGSLCLSEDGTIDSQHRDEEDGIDVSTAAPLANNVKIEVIDEDEEDEYDNDDGELVASDLEQMQSMLEFKHEEVQFLENELENQKQKYDKLVSFTTSLLSAVRNKDLDRQQELMASLPQPSDQDWDMTLERGTQPAAVSADASSNHNGSPMAGASSEEPPPAPANEEVPLVTIKEDDTTTKVTKPSASEEQLQVAVTEQK, encoded by the exons ATGGCTGCCCCGTTCCCCTCCAGTTACAGAATGGATGCGTGGTCACAGAGACGTGGCCTGCAGACT ATGAACCTGCGGTCAGTGTTTACGACTGAACAGCAGAGGATCCTGGAACGTTACTATGATAATGGgatgaccaatcagagcaaggCTTGCTTCCAGCTAATACTGCAATGCGCTCAGGAGGCCAAACTGGACTTCAGCGTGGTCCGG ACGTGGGTTGGCAACAAAAGACGTAAGCTCGCCTCCAAGGTAGAACAGAATGGAGGCATGTCTCATTCCTTATCCAGTCACGGACTCGCCGGGGGATTACTCTCCAATCACTCATTGGCCGGAGGTCCACTGTCCAATCACAGCCTGGCGGCAGGGGCACTGCTTCCTGTTGAACTGGCTGCAGCGAGGAACATCCAGAATCGTGTGCACCTTCTCCCTCCATCCTCGTCCTTCCCTTCTTTCTCGTCAACAtcttcctccccttcctcttcctctccccacAGCAGCggaagcaacaacaacaacaacaacaacaatgacgTCATACTGACCGGGATTTACTCTCTCAACTCCGTCCCTCGCTCCCGACCAAGACCCATAGCCCCCCCATCTCAGTCAGACTGTGAGCTTTCTACACACGCATCCTCATCTCTGATCAACCGGGCCCTGCAGAGCAGGAACAGCTCCGCCTCCTCACCCCTCCACTCCAAGCTGGTCTCACTCTCTCAAAACCTCCCACCCATCGCATCTGCCTCAGGGCCTTTAGTCAACACTGCAGTCAGAAAGGGGACTGTATCCCTTGGGGATGCAGGGGTAAGTGCAGGAGCAGGGGTAGTACCTCACAGCTGGACCAGGCAGTACGGTACAGCGCAAACTCGCCCCTGGTCCTCTTCCTCCCAGTCCCAAACACAGTCTCAGCCCAGACCTCACTCCAACCCCCAACCTCAACCACCTGCCCCTCAGAAGACTCGGGTCTCCCTCCCAGTACAAAACTCTGGCCCGCCCTCTGAGCAGACACCTCGGATCCAGCAGGTCTTCACCTTGTCAGAAAGAGGCGAGAGGGACAGGCTTAGGCCAAGTCATGTGTCCACCCAGAAAAGCCAGGAAAGTCACAGGCCGGCGTCCCATCCTCTGGACGCCAGTCATAACTTCTCTATCGCCATGGAAACTGGAGATGAAGAAGATGAGTGGCAAAGGGAAGAGGAGCTGGCAAACATGGCCGCTCAGACACACATCCACAGGGAGCAGGCGTCGACTAGCCCAACCGGGGCTGAAGTGTCTGTGGTGAGAGGAAGCCACACCCCCCCTATGACTCGCTCCAGACCCGCACTGCTccacagcaacacaactcttcagGGCAGCTACTCCGTCACAGCACAGACCTCACTTACAGGGGAATCCAACACACAG aCTTCAGTTGGTGTGTCTGCTGCCCCCTGGGTTATCAGCAACTCCAGAAAGAGAACA CTGCAGGATCGGACCCAGTTCAGTGATGGGGATCTCATCCAACTGAAGCGCTACTGGGACCGAGGCATGACCAGCCTGGGCTCAGTCTGCAGGGAAAAGATCACTGCTGCAGCGAACCAACTCAATGTAGACACTGAAATAGTCAAG ACATGGATCAGTAACAGACGGAGGAAGTACCGTCTGATGGGTATTGAAATCCCTCCACCTAAAGGTGGGCCTGCTGTATTCTCAACCTCATCCCCAGGAAACGAATCTCCGGTGGCCCTGAGCCCCGACGAGGAGGGGCTCAGAACGCCTGAACTCGGAGATGACTTGAATGATGAGGGATCTCTCTGCCTATCTGAAG ATGGCACCATCGACTCACAACACAGAGACGAAGAAGACGGAATAGATGTGTCCACTGCTGCTCCACTGGCCAATAATGTG aAGATTGAAGTAATTGATGAGGACGAGGAAGACGAGTATGACAACGATGATGGTGAATTAGTGGCTTCAGACCTAGAGCAAATGCAGAGCATGTTGGAATTCAAG CACGAGGAAGTGCAGTTCTTGGAGAATGAGCTAGAgaaccaaaaacaaaaatacgacAAGCTCGTAAGCTTCACGACGAGCCTGCTCAGTGCTGTGAGGAACAAGGACCTGGACAGACAGCAG GAACTCATGGCCAGTCTACCTCAGCCTTCAGACCAGGACTGGGACATGACTCTGGAGAGAGGAACGCAGCCAGCTGCTGTGTCAGCAGACGCATCCTCCAACCACAACGGCTCCCCGATGGCCGGCGCGAGCAGCGAGGAGCCTCCTCCGGCCCCGGCAAACGAAGAAGTCCCACTGGTCACCATAAAAGAAGACGATACAACGACTAAAGTTACTAAGCCCTCTGCATCAGAGGAGCAACTGCAGGTGGCAGTTACAGAACAAAAGTGA